Below is a genomic region from Sneathia vaginalis.
ATACTAATAATAATATCAGGTACATTAAGATTTATACAAGAATCTAGAAGTGGTAATGCAGCAGAAAAACTATTATCTATGATTACAACTACTTGTACAGTAACAAGAAAAGAACAAAAGAAAGTTGAAATACCACTTGATGAATTAGTAGTTGGGGATATAGTGCATTTATCAGCTGGAGATATGATACCTGCAGATTTAAGACTATTAGAAGCTAAGGACTTATTTATTAATCAATCTAGTATAACTGGTGAAAGTGGACCAGTGGAAAAGTTTTCACAAGTAAATGAATATAACGGAAGTATAACAGAATATACGAATATAGCGTATATGGGCACTAATGTAATTTCAGGTTCAGCAACAGCTGTAGCTGTAAATGTTGGAGATAATACACTATTTGGTGCTATGGCTAGTGCAGTTGCTAAAGAAGCTGTAGAAACTAACTTTACTAAGGGAGTAAACTCTGTAAGTTGGTTATTAATCAAATTTATGCTACTTATGGTACCTTTGGTATTTATAATAAACGGAATTACAAAAGGTGATTGGGTGTCAGCCTTTCTATTTGGTATTTCAATAGCCGTAGGTTTAACACCAGAAATGTTACCTATGATAGTTACAACAAGCCTTGCAAAAGGGGCTGTATCTATGAGTAAAAAAAATACCATAGTAAAAAATATTAACTCTATACAAAATTTTGGAGCAATAGATATTTTATGTACTGATAAAACTGGAACTATAACTCAAGATAAAGTTGTATTGCAATATTACTATAACATAGAAGGTAATGATGATGTTAGAGTATTAAGATATGCATATTTAAATAGTTTCTTCCAAACAGGTTACAAAAACCTTATGGACTTAGCGATAATAAAAAAGACAGAAGAATTAGAAAATCAAGATAAAAATTTAGAAGATTTATCTGAAAATTATGAAAAAATAGATGAAATTCCTTTTGATTTTAAAAGAAGAAGACTATCAACTGTAGTAAAAAATATGAAGACTGGTAAGATAAAAATGGTTACAAAGGGTGCTGTTGAAGAAATGTTATCAGTTTGTAAATATGTAGAAGAAAAAAGAGAAGTAAAAGAAATAACAGAAAAATTAAAAGAAAAAATCTTATGCACCGTAGATGAATTGAATAAAAAAGGATTCCGTGTTTTAGCTTTAGCTAAAAAAAATGAAGGTAAATTAAATGAAGAAGATATGATTTTAATAGGTTATCTAGCGTTCTTAGATCCACCTAAAGAATCAACTGAAGCTGCTATAAAGGCACTAAAAAAACATGGTGTTTCTACAAAAGTTTTAACTGGAGATAACGATCTTGTAACTAGAACTGTTTGTGAACAAGTTGGTTTGAAAATAACTAATATGTTTTTAGGTAGTGAAATTGAACAAATGGATGATAAAAGACTTAAAATTGCTGTTGAAGTTGCAGATGTATTTGCAAAATTAAGCCCAGAACAAAAGACTAGAATAGTTAGTATGCTAAGACAAAATGGTCATGTTGTAGGATTTTTAGGAGATGGAATAAATGATGCTGCAGCTATGAAAGCAGCAGATATAGGTATATCTGTTGATACAGCAGTAGATATTGCAAAAGAATCAGCTGATATAATATTACTTGAAAAAGATTTAGGAGTATTAGAAAAAGGTATACTTGAAGGAAGAAAAACTTATGCAAATATGATAAAGTATATAAAGATAACAGCGTCTTCTAATTTTGGTAATATGTTATCTGTATTGGTTGCCTCAACAATGTTACCATTTTTACCTATGGAAAGTTTACATTTAATAATATTAAATTTAATATATGAT
It encodes:
- the mgtA gene encoding magnesium-translocating P-type ATPase; translation: MSVIEKRRDKMEKKTKSERIHFCATHSIIETLNCLETVLTGLDQEGVEKSRSLNGVNKVTKEKKKSLLKRIIEAFINPFTAILLCIAIVSSMTDIVFPYFNLFGSNKQDLNYFTVSIIIILIIISGTLRFIQESRSGNAAEKLLSMITTTCTVTRKEQKKVEIPLDELVVGDIVHLSAGDMIPADLRLLEAKDLFINQSSITGESGPVEKFSQVNEYNGSITEYTNIAYMGTNVISGSATAVAVNVGDNTLFGAMASAVAKEAVETNFTKGVNSVSWLLIKFMLLMVPLVFIINGITKGDWVSAFLFGISIAVGLTPEMLPMIVTTSLAKGAVSMSKKNTIVKNINSIQNFGAIDILCTDKTGTITQDKVVLQYYYNIEGNDDVRVLRYAYLNSFFQTGYKNLMDLAIIKKTEELENQDKNLEDLSENYEKIDEIPFDFKRRRLSTVVKNMKTGKIKMVTKGAVEEMLSVCKYVEEKREVKEITEKLKEKILCTVDELNKKGFRVLALAKKNEGKLNEEDMILIGYLAFLDPPKESTEAAIKALKKHGVSTKVLTGDNDLVTRTVCEQVGLKITNMFLGSEIEQMDDKRLKIAVEVADVFAKLSPEQKTRIVSMLRQNGHVVGFLGDGINDAAAMKAADIGISVDTAVDIAKESADIILLEKDLGVLEKGILEGRKTYANMIKYIKITASSNFGNMLSVLVASTMLPFLPMESLHLIILNLIYDLSCTAIPWDNVDEELLDKPCQWEAKSIKTFMLWIGPISSIFDITTYIFMYFVLCPLVVSNGVLFHNLSSVYHGTQLSVVRLGYIALFQTGWFVESMWSQSLVIHMIRTIKLPFIQSRASFPVTTLTISGILLLTIIPFTKLGAYLGFTNLPFDYFLYLIPCIIVYMILATVIKKLYVKHYNRLL